The following are encoded in a window of Eschrichtius robustus isolate mEscRob2 chromosome 1, mEscRob2.pri, whole genome shotgun sequence genomic DNA:
- the ITPKA gene encoding inositol-trisphosphate 3-kinase A — protein sequence MTLPGGPTGMARPGGAGPCSPGLERAPRRSVGELRLLFEARCAAVAAAAAAGEPRARGAKRRGGQIPNGLPRAPPAPVIPQLTVTAEEPDVPPTSPGPPKPEGGWLPAVGSSHLQQPRRLSTSSLSSTGSSSLPEDSEDDLLSDSESRSRGNVQLETSEDVGQKSHWQKIRTMVNLPVMSPFKKRYSWVQLAGHTGSFKAAGTSGLILKRSSEPERYCLARLMADALRGCVPAFHGVVERDGESYLQLQDLLDGFDGPCVLDCKMGVRTYLEEELTKARERPKLRKDMYKKMLAVDPAAPTEEEHAQRAVTKPRYMQWREGISSSTTLGFRIEGIKKADGSCSTDFKTTRSREQVIRVFEEFVQGDAEVLRRYLNRLQQIRDTLEVSEFFRKHEVIGSSLLFVHDHCHRAGVWLIDFGKTTPLPDGQTLDHRRPWEEGNREDGYLLGLDNLIGILASLAER from the exons ATGACCCTGCCCGGGGGCCCGACGGGCATGGCGCGACCGGGAGGCGCGGGGCCCTGCAGCCCCGGGCTGGAGCGGGCCCCGCGCCGGAGTGTCGGGGAACTGCGCCTGCTTTTCGAGGCGCGCTGTGCCGCGgtcgctgccgccgccgccgcaggggAGCCCCGGGCCCGCGGGGCCAAGCGGCGGGGGGGACAGATCCCCAACGGGCTTCCGCGGGCTCCCCCTGCCCCGGTGATCCCGCAGCTGACTGTGACGGCCGAGGAGCCGGACGTGCCCCCGACCAGCCCCGGGCCGCCCAAGCCGGAGGGTGGCTGGCTCCCGGCCGTGGGCTCGTCGCACCTGCAGCAGCCGCGCCGCCTCTCCACCTCGTCGCTCTCCTCCACTGGCTCCTCGTCGCTGCCCGAGGACTCGGAGGACGATCTTCTGAGCGACAGCGAGAGCCGGAGCCGCGGCAACGTGCAGCTGGAAACGAGCGAGGACGTGGGTCAG AAAAGCCACTGGCAGAAGATCCGGACCATGGTGAATCTGCCCGTCATGAGCCCTTTCAAGAAGCGCTACTCCTGGGTGCAGCTGGCGGGGCACACGG GGAGTTTCAAGGCGGCGGGCACCAGCGGGCTGATTCTGAAGCGTAGCTCAGAGCCCGAGCGCTACTGCCTGGCACGTCTCATGGCGGACGCGCTGCGCGGCTGCGTGCCCGCCTTCCACGGTGTGGTGGAGCGCGATGGCGAGAGCTACCTGCAGTTGCAGGACCTGCTCGACGGCTTCGATGGGCCCTGCGTACTTGACTGCAAGATGGGCGTCAG GACTTACCTGGAAGAGGAGCTGACCAAAGCCCGCGAGCGGCCCAAGCTGCGGAAGGACATGTACAAGAAGATGCTGGCCGTAGACCCTGCGGCACCCACCGAGGAGGAGCACGCGCAGCGCGCGGTCACTAAGCCGCGCTACATGCAGTGGCGAGAAGGCATCAGCTCCAGTACCACGCTCGGCTTCCGCATCGAGGGCATTAAG AAAGCCGACGGCTCCTGCAGCACAGACTTCAAGACCACGCGAAGCCGGGAGCAGGTGATTCGCGTCTTCGAGGAGTTTGTGCAAGGGGATGCCGAAGTGCTG AGGAGGTATCTGAACCGTCTGCAGCAGATCCGGGACACACTGGAGGTCTCTGAGTTCTTTAGGAAGCACGAG GTGATCGGCAGCTCGCTCCTCTTCGTGCATGATCACTGCCACCGCGCCGGCGTATGGCTCATCGACTTCGGCAAGACCACGCCCCTCCCCGACGGCCAGACCCTGGACCACCGGCGGCCCTGGGAGGAGGGCAACCGAGAGGACGGCTACTTGCTGGGGCTGGACAATCTCATTGGCATCCTTGCCAGCCTGGCTGAGAGATGA